A window of Apium graveolens cultivar Ventura chromosome 8, ASM990537v1, whole genome shotgun sequence contains these coding sequences:
- the LOC141680016 gene encoding uncharacterized protein LOC141680016, with product MAPFEALYGRKCRSSICGEEMGKRKIYGPELIQQTTQTIEIIKKRLIAAQDRQRKYADLGRRHKEFEVGDKKVGTVSYQLALPPDLQNIHDMFHITFLKAYHPDNRHVLAYEPIEVQSDLTYEEQLVRIVDGKVQRLRNKEISLVKVIWRNQSIEEITWGSEEDMRKNFPSLFSV from the exons ATGGCTCCATTTGAGGCACTCTATGGTAGGAAATGCAGATCTTCAATATGTGGGGAAGAAATGGGAAAAAGAAAGATTTATGGACCTGAATTAATTCAACAGACAACTCAAACTATCGAAATTATAAAGAAAAGGTTAATAGCTGCCcaggatagacaaagaaaatatgcTGATTTAGGACGAAGACACAAAGAGTTTGAGGTTGGAGATAAA aaagttggCACTGTATCTTACCAGTTAGCATTACCACCAGACCTTCAGAACATCCATGATATGTTTCACATAACTTTTTTAAAAGCTTACCATCCTGATAATCGTCACGTACTCGCCTACGAGCCAATTGAAGTACAATCGGATTTGACGTACGAGGAACAACTTGTTCGAATTGTGGATGGAAAGGTCCAGAGGCTGAGAAACAAGGAAATTAGCCTGGTTAAGGTAATATGGAGAAACCAATCGATAGAGGAAATTACTTGGGGGTCTGAAGAGGATATGCGAAAGAATTTCCCCTCATTATTCTCTGTTTGA